In Paenibacillus dendritiformis, the DNA window CATCTTGATAATGGTTGGACGCTTGAACTGTGGACGTCCTGCTTGTGGGCGCTGCTGGCGGCGCTATACAGCGCGGCTGCGGCCCTATCCGGCCGCAAGCATAAGCCCTGGCCGCTGTATCGGCATCTATGCTGGCATGCAGGACTCGCCTGCGCCGCTGCCGCGGTCGCCGGACCGATCGCCGAACGCGCCCATGACGATTTCACGGCGCATATGATCGGCCATTTGCTGCTGGGCATGCTGGCCCCGCTCCTGATCGCGCTCGCCTCCCCGATGCGGCTGCTCCTGAGAACGCTGCCTGTTGCCTACTCGCGCCGAATTGCCGCTATTCTGAAAAGCCGCCTCATACGACTGTTGCATGATCCGGCGATTGCAGCCGCGCTCAATGTAGGAGGATTGTGGGCGCTCTATACGACAGACATCTACTCATGGATGCAGCATCATGTCAGCGTGCATGCGTTCGTTCACCTGCATCTTTTTCTTGCCGGGTATCTTTTCACCGTGTCCATCATCTATATCGATCCGATGCCTTACCGGACAAGCTTCCTGTACCGCGCGATTGTACTGGTGACCGCGATGGGCGGACATGCCGTCTTGTCCAAATATATATATGCCCGTCCGCCTGCTGGCGTGCCCGCAGCGCAAGCCGAGGCAGGCAGCATGCTCATGTACTACGGCGGCGACGTGATCGAGATTATGCTCGTGTCATTATTTTGCTGGCAATGGTTCAAGGCATCCCGTCCCCGGACGCTGCGCACCGAACCGATCTTATACCGGAAATAACCTCCAATGGACAATGACCGCTTCTAACCGTATGATAGAAACAAATGTTCCCGTAAAAGGAGTGCTGTCATGGAAAAGCGGGGGACAAGCTTCGTACACCTTCACGTTCATACGGAATACAGCCTCATGGAAGCAACTTGCCGCCTGGAAGATTTGCTGCAGCGGGCGGCGGCGTGGGAGATGAATGCGCTGGCCATCACCGATAAAGGCGGAATCAACGGGATGATTCCGTTTAGCCGGCTGGCGGCGGAATACGGCATTCATCCGATTGTCGGCTGTGAAATGCAGGTCGGCGACTCGGATGACACGCTCATTTTATTGGCCGCCACCCATCGCGGTTACGAGCACATTGTCGAGCAATTGAACGGCGCTCCATTCCATCCCCCAGCCTTCCATGGCGATATCATCGCGTTGAGCGGCGGCACAACCGGAAGCATCCACCGCCTGCTTGCTAGCGGACGGGCGGATGAAGCTGCCAAGCAAGCCCTTCAATATATACAATGGTTTGGCAGCGGAAATTTCTATCTTGAGGCACAGCATCACGGCCTGGCGGACGACGATGCGGCGCTTGCGCGGACCGTTCATCTGGCCCGGGAAATGAAGATTCCGTTAGCGGCCACCCATGACGTGCATTACCTTGAACCTGAAGACGCCCCTTTGCTCAAGATGATCCGGCAGCGAAAAAAACGACCGGATCCGGCTGCCCCTGATGCCGCCGGACCGTTTTACCTTCCTTCCCCCATGGAAATGAAGGCGAAATTCAGCCATCTGCCGGATGCTATAGCCAATACGGCGCGAATCGCGGAGAAGTGCCGGTTCCAGCCAGGCCGCGGAACGAACCGGCTTCCAGCCTTCCGCGTGCCGCAAATGCAGAGCCCGGAAAATCCTTCATGCGCTCGATCCGGTGCGGAAGAGAACGAATCCGGGAAGCCTCCGCTAAGCTCGGATTCGGATGAAGCGCTGCGCCTGTTATGCCTGCAAGGAATGCGGAAACGGTTCGGTTCATCTGATCCGTTGCGCGCTCTCCCGGTTGGTGCTCATATGCCTGAGCTTGAGCGAATGAATCAAGAGCTGAAGATTATTACGGCGCGGGGGCTCTCCGACTATTTCCTGATCGTATGGGATATCGTGAAGTATGCGCGGAGCCGGAATATTCCGATAGGCCCGGGAAGAGGCTCGGCCGCGGGAAGCCTGGTGGCGTATTTGCTTGGCGTCACCGAGGTAAATCCGCTTCTGCACGGCCTATCCTTTGAACGATTTTTGAGTCCGGATCGGGAAGACTTGCCGGATATCGATATCGATGTCTGTCAGAGAAGGCGGCACGAGCTGCTGCAGTATATGAAGGGCAAATATGGAGAAGAACGGATTGCGCATCTCGGGGTTTTGAATACGTTCGGCGCGCGCGGAGCGGTTCGCGAAGCCGGGACTTATTTGGGCATGCCCAAAAAACAAGTCGATGTGCTGGCCAAGCTGCTCCCCTCTTTTACCGGGAGAGGCGGCATCCGCCACAGTCTGGACACCCTGCCGGAACTGGGCAAGCTTCCGGCCGGCAAAGAGCCGTTCCAATCGCTGTTCCAGCTTGCCGAACGGCTGGAAGGATTGCCTCACCAGCATTCCGCTCACCCGTCGGGAATCATACTCGGGGATGAACCATTGGCCCGGATCATTCCTCTGCAGCGGCGGCCGAACGGAGAACCGATGACGCCTTTTACGAAGGAAGATATCAAAGCGCTGGGCTTATTAAAAATCGATCTCCTTGGTCTGCGCAACCTGACGCTTATTCAAGATACGCTCGCTTCCATTCATGAACGAACAGGCGAACAGATCGATTTGAGCGTTATCCCGCTCGACGATCCGGATACGTTCGAGACTATCGGAAGCGGCAATACATTGGGCTGTTTTCAGCTTGAAAGCATGGGAATCCGCCGCTTACTGCGCCGCATGCAGCCGAACAGCATCGGCCATTTAGCCGATCTGCTCGCATTGTATCGGCCTGGCGCATGGAATGAGGGAATCGTTGACACGTATTTACGCAGGCACCGGGGGGAAGAAACGTACAAGCTTCCGCTGCCTGAATTGGAGCCCGTCCTTGCGCAAACATACGGCCTGATCTTATATCAAGAGCAAGTGATGGCCATTGCGCAAACGGTAACGGGCTGCTCCATGGGAGAAGCCGACTCTCTCCGGCGCGCTCTTTCCGCGAAATCAGTCGAAGCGCTGTCCCGCCATCAGCGGCGCTTCCTTCATGGAGCGGCGGTACGAGGCGTGACAGAAAAGGAAGCTGTGGACATCTTCGACTTTTTGGTTCGGTTTTCCGGGTACAGCTTCAATAAAGCCCATAGCGTATCCTATGCTTATCTGGCCTACTGGACTGTTTATTTAAAAACGCATTTTCCGAAAGACTATATGGCCTCTTTATTGAGCATGGAGGGCGGGTATTACGACAAAAAAGTATATCTTCGCGAGATCTCCAAAATGGGCCTTTCCCTGCTTG includes these proteins:
- a CDS encoding cytochrome c oxidase assembly protein; amino-acid sequence: MPSHHHLDNGWTLELWTSCLWALLAALYSAAAALSGRKHKPWPLYRHLCWHAGLACAAAAVAGPIAERAHDDFTAHMIGHLLLGMLAPLLIALASPMRLLLRTLPVAYSRRIAAILKSRLIRLLHDPAIAAALNVGGLWALYTTDIYSWMQHHVSVHAFVHLHLFLAGYLFTVSIIYIDPMPYRTSFLYRAIVLVTAMGGHAVLSKYIYARPPAGVPAAQAEAGSMLMYYGGDVIEIMLVSLFCWQWFKASRPRTLRTEPILYRK
- a CDS encoding DNA polymerase III subunit alpha — its product is MEKRGTSFVHLHVHTEYSLMEATCRLEDLLQRAAAWEMNALAITDKGGINGMIPFSRLAAEYGIHPIVGCEMQVGDSDDTLILLAATHRGYEHIVEQLNGAPFHPPAFHGDIIALSGGTTGSIHRLLASGRADEAAKQALQYIQWFGSGNFYLEAQHHGLADDDAALARTVHLAREMKIPLAATHDVHYLEPEDAPLLKMIRQRKKRPDPAAPDAAGPFYLPSPMEMKAKFSHLPDAIANTARIAEKCRFQPGRGTNRLPAFRVPQMQSPENPSCARSGAEENESGKPPLSSDSDEALRLLCLQGMRKRFGSSDPLRALPVGAHMPELERMNQELKIITARGLSDYFLIVWDIVKYARSRNIPIGPGRGSAAGSLVAYLLGVTEVNPLLHGLSFERFLSPDREDLPDIDIDVCQRRRHELLQYMKGKYGEERIAHLGVLNTFGARGAVREAGTYLGMPKKQVDVLAKLLPSFTGRGGIRHSLDTLPELGKLPAGKEPFQSLFQLAERLEGLPHQHSAHPSGIILGDEPLARIIPLQRRPNGEPMTPFTKEDIKALGLLKIDLLGLRNLTLIQDTLASIHERTGEQIDLSVIPLDDPDTFETIGSGNTLGCFQLESMGIRRLLRRMQPNSIGHLADLLALYRPGAWNEGIVDTYLRRHRGEETYKLPLPELEPVLAQTYGLILYQEQVMAIAQTVTGCSMGEADSLRRALSAKSVEALSRHQRRFLHGAAVRGVTEKEAVDIFDFLVRFSGYSFNKAHSVSYAYLAYWTVYLKTHFPKDYMASLLSMEGGYYDKKVYLREISKMGLSLLGPDINRSGLGFHAEEDGIRCGLDAVHGSGPESVIALLRSRRRSGVFRTFPEWVERMTASRIRRPVLEAWIAAGACDCFSLPRREMICDVHELPHASGINAAAAEIPDFTEAEKRKMEKALLGFSLRPSASRKWNEFVQRFNIVPIRALSEYGDNARVRICGTVIHSRRYPTQSGEYVLMLVLQDDTDMIEVVLYPSTYESFLYELNPKGILLEGDVRKQNGQARVVADKIKALGG